The genomic region ATAGGTCAGTTATTGATCCGATAATTTATGTCACCAATTCTCAAGTTCCCTCAATTTATTGATCTGCTCTTTCGACAATTGTTTTAAAATAAGTTCTGTTTTTAAATTCTTTTGAAGACCTTATATTTCCACGGCTACAGCTAAGCCGATCAAACTGCCAAAGAATATTAGCAGAGCAATTGCAGACAAGGTATTACTTATAAAGACGAGTTTTCTGTTTCAGGTTTGTATATGAAAACCAAAATGTAAATACACATTTTAGATTGTGCCTGGCTTTTTTCCCAATATTTTTTCGTGAATGGAAGTCCGATATAAAATGGGGAATGACTGGTTCCATTCTCGCGATTGTAAATTGTATTATTAATGAATATTCTTGAAAAAAATGCTGTAAAGAGAATGACCATTATAGCTACGAGATTTTTAATATAAAAAGACAGAAAAGGCTTATTAGTAATTGTTAAAGGTTGTCCGCTCGTGTAATCGATTTCTTTAACCCGATAGGTATCATGCCCAAAAGAGACATTTTCTGTCAGTCTCAGAATTTTTCCGTTTTTGTCAAACTGCTTCCAGATGCAGGCTTCTTTATTATCCTTATAATTTCCTGTCCGGTAGTTTCCTGAACTATCCGTGATCGTCCATGCACCTTGACGTAAGCATTGTTCATCTGTCTGATTAATTATTTTTCCTCTAATCATTTCAAAAGTCCTGCAAGGAGCAGAATAAAACGTATCCCCATTTTCACGGAACTCCATCGTTTCCCCGTGATAGGGTAGAGTGTCATTATCTTTGATCATGAACTTTTGACCAAATGATAAAGTGCTAAGGCAAATGAATATTGTTGTGATTGTTATCCGGTTCACTTATGATCAATTTGTCTGTATGAATAATACTCAATGGTATTTTAAGGTAAGACAAATTCCCTTACCTAAATCGTTTAAGTCAGATCAAATTCAAATATTCCACTTGTATAATTTTTAATTCCAGATTGTCTAGTGCTACTTATATTTTTTGATTATGTATCTACTTCAAAGTTTTATTTTACTTTAAGTTTTTAATAAAAGGCTGGATTGCATTTTCAAATTTAGGCAGATTAAGAACTATAAACTCATTCATTTTTCCCAATCTGTTTCATTAAATAAGTTTACATCTTGCAATTCAAATTTTATTCTACTCATTTTGTTGTCAGGCAATTCTTCCCAAACTAATGACTGCCAAAAGATTGTTCAATGGCTTCTTTATTTTTAAGAAGTTTTTGAAATACAATTTGTTTTTCTCCTTGCTCAAGTAGAAATTGCTAATTCAATTCTAATATGTGACTTTGTTATAATAAGAGTATATGAAACTCCACCAATTCCTGCACCTGTGCCTAACCAATGGTCTTTTGTAGGGCTTACATTTGAAACAGATTTGTGTGATTTAAAAGTGGTAATAATTGTTGCCAATATTTTTTCTTATTCCAAAACGATTGGGTTCTGATTCATTTTCTCCATTTGATGAATATTTTATCAATAGTTCATCTTCCATTTCAAACAATGAAAGCAATCTTTCAAAACATAGAATTTCGAATTACTGTCTATGTTTGATTCAATATACCAGCCATTAACAACTTCCTGTGCTGCTCTGAAGTCTGATGCGTTTCTTGTTATTTTGAAAACATCCTGATTACTTAATAATAATTGAGAATTCTTTTCGTAAAGATTTCTTAATTACATAGAAATACATTTGTGCAATCGTGTCTTCCTCAACTTTTGTGTTTTCAAAAATGAAGTATTCAAGCTTTTTATGTGTTGGGCTTTCAGCATCATAAATATTTTGTTCTTCCGATTCGTCAGCTTCTGTGATTTCCACATCAGGGAATTCCCATATTTTCAAAAAGCGTTCATAAATGATATTCAGTCTTTCTTCATATTTTGAAACATTCCAAGTGTCAATTGATTTCAAAAAATGAATTTAACCACAATCTACTAGATTGGTAGCCTTGTTCATTTCCGTCAACATTCATTTCCTTTTTGCTAAAAATGATTTGTTGCCTAATGCTCCGTTGTTGCCCGAAAGAGTTAGATTTCCAATAGTGTTTAAATACTTTTCTTTAAAAACAAAATACTCTTCGGGTGTCAAATCTGTGCTCCAGTTTTCATTCGGATTTTTTGGGAAAATGTGCTCTATGGTAATTTGCTCGTTATTGGTGTTCACATATTCTCGGTTGTTGTAATTTTCCAACATTTCAAACAGATAGTTTCTGTTTTTTGATTGAGTATTATACAAATCTTTATCCTTCAAAGCAGTTTTTAAATCTTCATTGCTTGGAAATTTCGCACTGCCCTTCTTTTTAAGTAAAGCTTTTGCAATAGAATCATAATATTCTTCTGTATCTACTTCCGAATACAGTGACATAAAAATCTTATTCAATGAACTGGTTGGCAAGCCTACAATAAACCTACGCCAAGCATAGCTTTGAATCAATTTTAAAACTTTAATCAATTCATCTTTTGCAAGCAAGCCATTTTCGGTATCTTCAAATACTTGAAGCAAAAAAGGATAGACGACGTTAATCTCTAATCTATTAATGTATTCCAATTCCTTTTTTAATGTTAGCATCTGAAACGGTTGTAGGATTAACAAACTTTTTATAATGAATGGATAACGATTTTATATTTTCCAATTCCTGATGATAGGCTTCATCTTTTTTGTTAGCGTAAAGACTTTTAAACTCTGCGTAAACTTTATTTTTATTGGGTATTTTTTTGTTACGAAGTGTTAAGTAATCCCTTATGTAATCTGACACTAAAGAACTTTGCTTCACTAAATCTTTTGCATTTTCTTCAATTGGATTCCAAATAGTTTCAAAAATTCTGTATTGGTCTTTTGGAGGCAAGTCCATTAGAATAAAATTCCTTATTAAATCTGATTGCGATAAATCTAAACCTGTTGAATTTAAACTTTCAAAAATACGTTGTGGGTCGTCTTTATCTCTTTCTAAGGAAATTTCTACAAAAATCAAACGATTTAAGCCTCTTAAAATTAATTCAAAAGTTTCATCTGTTATTACACTTCTAAAATAGTTGTAGTTCTCTGTAACATTTGAAAAGGCACTTGATTCACTATCTGTGCCAAGCATAATGGCTTTAAAAGCTAATGAATTAGTGTCCGTTTGTTTTAGCTTTAGTTTGCTCGATTCATTCTTAACATATTGATTGGTTAAAAACATATTATATAGTCGTTCTGCATCCTGTGAATTGCCGTTTTCTTTGGCAAAGCGATAAAAAGCCACATATAAAATATTGATAGTTGTTAAACGCTGTTGTCCATCTATAATTACCAATTCTTTTACCTCACTGGTGCTGTAAGTTCCTTCATGAACAAATACAATACTTCCGATAAAATGTGTTCCTCTGTTTTCTGTTTCAACTGAAATAATATCATTGAGAAGTTCTTTACATTCGGTATTTGTCCAATCATAGTTTCGCTGATAAACAGGAATTACAAACTGCACATTGGGGGCTTGTAAAAAATTATTTATTTGTAATTCGTTTGCTTTCATCCTTGAATTTTTGCATTTACTTCTACTTTTTTTAAGCCATTGGTTTAATCATGCTTTCAATAAAACTAATTTCTTCCTTGGTCAAAGCGATACTTTTATAAGTTTGCTTGTCAATTTCTTCAATTGATTTACTCCAATCAATATCTGATTTTGAGAGTGAAGTTTTGAAGAGGAACAAATTGATAGGTTGTGGATGTACAGTGTTGACTCATTTTTGCCAAAACTATGCATGAATCTTGCAAATCTTGTTCTGAGATAGTTTGATAGGTTTTTGCTAGATATTTTATTTAAGCCTAATTCAGCTCCTACAACTAAATATGTTTCTGTGCAAATTGTGTTAGGTTCACCAACAATAGAGTTTTGGTTGTCGTCATTTAACTCAGTACCAATATTATTTGATTCAAGCGGCTTTAAACTTTCCAAACATCAATCAATCTTTATGCGAAACGACTTCTGATTCATTAACATACCCTTTCATTAGCTCATGCCACATAGCTTAGGATTTTTCAATTGGTTCTTTGAGGCCTTAGAATTACTCCTAAACCTTTTGTCTCGTATAAATTATGTTCTAAAGCCAAAAGCTTTTCTAGCAGACACATATTTCGTTAGATGTTTCAAATTGTGACTCTTATAACTTTTCGATATCATGAAACTCCAATGACTATGTCGGATTAGAATATCTGAATTGGGCGTTTTTAAGCTTCGTTGTTTAATACTTGGAGTTAAATCATCTTTATATGTATGAACTTTTGTTAAATCAATTCTATTATCATAATCCTTTTCCCACAAGAAATAACAAATCCCACCTCTAAGATTTATGTTTTGAAAAATCAATTCAGGTTTAAGGAAATCGTGTAATTCTGAAATATGACTATCATTCAACATCTCATCTCTAAAATCATCTAATCCTCTTCCTCCTGCATACCATCTAGTAGGCATAATTAAAGATATGTAATCAGGATTATGTTTTCTAGCCACTTCCACAAAATGATTGTAGATAGGTAAGGCTGTATTGCTATTTGCACCACCTTCTTTTTGTTGATATGGTGGATTTCCGACTATTACATTGAACTTCATTTTTTTTTTATTTATTTTTATGTTGTCGTCTTTAATCAATTTCTTTTCTTTAATCAAATCATAAGGATCTGTAGTTTTCTTCAATAAGATTAATATCTAATTCAAGTAGCGAGTATACCTTTCTTGTGAATTCATAAGCAATTTTAGATGTCGGAATAGAATAAAAATTACTTGCTACTTCCTTTCCAAATCTTTTATAAACTGCATAAACAAATTCACCTTGTTTAGATGCAATATCCAAAAGCATTGTTGATTTATTAATTGTATTAACTGGTAAAGAGTTAATCATTTTTGTCGGTTACTATTTCTGGCGTTACAACTTCAGATTCAGATAAACGACCAAATTTTTCAAGGCATTGCTTGCTCTTTCAATTGGAGCAATTGTTGTATCGTTTGCTAATGAATTGATGTTTTGAATTTTATAATCAAGTTCACTTAATATAAATGGGTTAAGATGTTTTTGAAATAACTCGAGAATAACATTATCAAGGTCTAAATTCGAAATAATTCGCAAATTATTTCCATTGCCCTTAATTTGACTTATAATGTCTTGTAGTGACTTAACTCTCGAATCTGTCAAAAACGCGAAGAATAAAATTCTAGAATAATACATGGCAAATTTGCCTTTGTAATCAGTTTCTGCTTCATCCGTCTTAGGGCTTTTGGTTCCTTAGTGTTTTTCTCCGTTGATCGTCATCTGGTTCAGTTCCTTCAATTTCATCCCCATCTCCCTCTGATGGTTTAATTTCTAAACCTTGGCGTGAACCTATTTCTCTTTGTTTTTCAATTTCTACTTTTATTGCTTCAATCTCTAGTAATTTTAAATCAATTGATATAGAAGTAGCTTCATCAAACACGCTTCTGCTACTTGAATATTCTCTTATTGCATCAAGAATGTCAGCTGGTTGTACTTGAACAATTTTATTGTTATTCATAACAACAATAGGAGATATTTCTAGTTCTCTTCGTATTCTCTCTTCTAATTTGCTATTCCCGTTTGATTCTGTATTTACATTGTAAATTTGAGATTTGTGTTCCTGCATTTGGAACATTCTATTTGGGTTAAAGTCAACCAATAAAGTTTGTGGTTTCATATTGAACTTAACCACATCACCGTTTGGCTCTTTGAAAACTTTGATATATTGATTTTGTAAACGAAAAATAGCTTGGTCGTATTCTTGCGGAGATGCTGTGTCTTTGAGGTAAAGCATAGTGTCCCATTCATGGACTGTACTACCTGTAAGCATCCTGTTTACTGTTAATGTTATCGTTTTTTTATTTTCAGTTTCACATTTTTTTATTTTGGATTTTACAGATTGTGTGTCTTTAAAGTACTTCTCGTACTCAACACCAGAGATATTAATGATTACATAATTACTAAGATGTTTAAACTTTTGTTTTTTAATTAATGCTTCTAAAGCATCACAAGATGCTCGATAGGGCAACACACAAACAATATGGCGGCACATTTTGCCCTCTTTAATTTTGTCATAATCTAAGAAGCTTAATAAATTAGCATCTTTTTCTGAACCATCAATTACTTTTAATAAATCAATAATTTCTTTCTCGTATTTGAATTTCTTATGTAACTTTTTGTCTTTGTCTATGGTTATTGATTGCGGTTTGAATAGTTCTGAAAAAGCGTAGGTAACACCTTTCTTTTTCATTTCTTCCATTTTCTTACGGGAAGATTCATTCGGGTTAAATGCAAATCGAATCATTTGAGGAAAACCATAATAGGGGTTATCCCATTCTTTAATTTCGTCTTTGTTTAAATTTTCTAAATCCCATTGTTCTTGGTCTTCTGCAATATTTGAAAATTGATAAAATGCAATGATATCATCGGTTGTAAACTCGCTATTCATCAATATGCGATAAGGAGTACCAGAAAGGTGAATGCGAATTTTAGCATTAAAAACCTTTGTATTGCTTTCTATATCATCTAAAGAATTGTCATTTAGTTTTAGTTCACTTTTAATTTCTTTTGCACTTAAATTTTCCTCCCTTAAAACTTTGCCATATTCTGTAGCTCTTGCTCCAAAATGTGTTTCATCGATTAATAATAAGTCAACTTGACTTTGAAATATTTTTATGTTTTGTTTTATAATATCACCTTGAAGGTCTTGTAAAGTAAGAAACAAAACAATTTTTTCATTTGCTTTTTTGTTTATCAGCTATAATCGTATCGCTTTCTAAAAGAGAATTACTATCGAGAAAACAATATCCATCAAATTTTAAATGGCTTTCCGTTGTTCTTTTCCACTCTTCTTTTACATCTGCTTTTGCTGAAACAACTATTACAAGTTTTGCATTAATTTCAACCGCACAGCACATCGAAGTAAATGATTTGCCAAATCGCATAACAGCATACATTAAAAGATTTTTTCTGCCTTTTTCTACTGCTTTTTTAAAATTCTTTATTGTTTCTTGTTGGTTAGGTCTTGGGTTGTAATTTTCATTTCTGATGTATGTATGAGTAATTGGAATATGACTTTCATCAAAACGATAATATTGATATTTAGATTCATTTTTCTTATGCTCAACCTTAATATCGTTTATCGCATCATGCAGGTCTTTTTCTGTTGCGTTTTTAAAAAATTCATTTGAATAATAGGGATATTTTTAAAGCACCTTGCTCTAAACGGATTCTTTTTAATTCGGTTTCTAAAAAAAAATGAACTGCATAGTCTCTGAAAAATGTTTCATCATTAACCTTTGCTACATTACCATACTTCTTCTCAAGGTTTGGAAAGAATTTTCTCCATTCATTTAACCTTGTTTCAACAGGACGATATGTGTCGCCAACTTTAAGATAATTTGGTATTGTTTCTGTTGTAAATGCGTAAATATGAGGCTCAACTCTTCCGATTATTAATTCATCGAGAATATCTACATTGATTTCATTTGTTTCTGACATAGTTATTCTTTATTTATTAAGCAGGTCAATAAATTTTTTGCTTTTCCCATAGAGCCAGTTGCATTATCCTTTTCACCCCAATCCATAATTTTGCAATATTTCCCATTGTGTGTTAAAATGTTTTGCATTTTACATCCATTGCATAATTATTTCATTTATTGTATTTCCAAACAGATCACGACGCTCTTTAATTACATCAGTGCAACTATTAGGGACTACTCCTTTCAATCCATCCATCTGCCATACATTCCATGAAATTATATTTGCGATGTTCTGAATTGATTTTAATAACGGTTCTTTCTCGAATTTGTGAGTGTAATTTTCAATAAATGTTATAAGCATGGCTTCACGTGCAAGTAGCAAACTATCACCTTGCCATTCATAAGCATAAGTGTTTTTAAATGCAGTTTGGGATTCTATTAACCAATCTTCTCTTGAATCAACATTTTCATTAATTACTCTTAATTTTCTGTCTAAAATTCCAATTCGATTTTTAACTTGTATAGACTCACCGGTTGTACTATCATATCTGCTTGTAATGTATGGTGCTTCTCCACAAGAAATTTCTAAAAACGTGTATCAATAACATAATCTTTCCAAGTCTTACCTTTTGGATAGGTTATTTTCTCGTTGTTTGTTACCCAAATTTTAGAACCATCTTTAGCTAATATTTCTTTATTAAATACATTCTCTCACCAAACCAAGTATTATCAATTAAATTGTTTTGAGCATTACATATCCATGAAGGAGTAAAAACTTCTGCCATTTTCCTTGGATCTTGCTTGCTGCAAAAGTTTGTCTTTATGTACCCCTGGGCATAATAATACTACCATAGTCACCTGAAATTAAATCAGGTAATATTTGAGAATTGAAACTGTATTTCTCTCCAAGGTGTATATAATTGTCGGTAGCCCAAAAGATGTTTTGCTGTGTGGTGTGGTCCATCAGTAGTGTGTCGAGAACATGTGGATATTTCTCGATTAATTCATACTCTAATATGTCTATTCCTATCCGCACTTATAAATTTTTAGATTTTTAAATTTAGTTGTTCATTTCAATAAGATATACTAAATACTATAGAATTCCTAGACTTAGTTTTATCATTTTACCCTAAGTATTTTCCCTTTAAGCTTCGAAGGTCTAATCAGCATATTATATATTAATTTGCTTTCATGTATTGTGACTATACTTCAAATATAGATTTATAATCAATGAAATGTTTTATATACAATTGACCTTCTATTTATCTTAGTAAATAACGTTGTTTTCACATTACAAGAGGTTAAATCAATTCAAAATTATGTTCAATAAATGCAGGTAATTGAACATAAATAATATCTAAGTGAATTAACAGTGGCATATTATCCATATCTAAAAAAAGACTTTTACAATTATCCAAAACCAAAATGTCAGTTACAATACCCCTCAAACTCCTGAACCGGCACTGAAACTGACACTCCAAAAAGCGGAGAGTTAGGGATTCGAACCCCAGGAGGCTGTAACACCTCAACAGTTTTCAAGACTGCCGCAATCGACCGCTCTGCCAACTCTCCGGGGTCAAAATTAAAATAATTTCTGTTTGTGCAATGGAAAAATGTTCGCTTTTCTCTCATTTTTTTATTTTTTTTCCTGCTTTTCCCTTTGTTGGTTGAATATCAGTACTAAATTTGTCGACCACTATGTCACAAAAAAATTCTATTACCTCGCCGTTCAACATTATTGTCATCGTCGCGGCCCTCGGATACTTCGTTGATATCTACGATCTCATACTTTTTCAGGTAATTAAGAATCCTTCGCTCGAAGCGTTAGGACTTACTGGTCAGGCGCTTACTGATGCGGGACTGAGTCTCATGAACTACCAGATGATCGGTATGCTGGTCGGCGGTATCCTTTGGGGAATTTTAGGCGATAGAAAAGGCCGCGTGTCTGTTTTGTTTGGATCGATCATCATGTACTCGCTGGCGAACCTTTTTAATGCTTTCGTAACGGACCTGAATACATATGCATTGCTACGTTTTGTTGCCGGTGTCGGACTCGCAGGTGAACTGGGCGCCGGAATTACGCTGGTCAGCGAAACGATGACTCAGAAACATCGCGGCTATGGAACAATGGTTGTCGTTTCTTTCGGGGTACTTGGAGCAGTCGCTGCTAATCTTGTTGCCCGCAATGGAGATCTTTTCTCCGGTGTTTTGAATCAGATGTTCGATCAGCATTTGCAGAACTGGCAAGTGGCTTATATAATAGGAGGTGTGCTTGGACTGATGTTGCTGGCTTTGCGTTTCGGTGCTTATGAAAGTCATATGTACAAATCGCTGGAGTCGAAAACTGTTATTTCAAAAGGAAATTTCTTCAAGCTCTTCAGCACAAAAGCCCGCGGACTGAAATATTTTTATTGCATTGCTATCGGTGTTCCGATCTGGTTTATGATCGGTGTGCTCATCGCTTTATCGAAAGACATCTGCGCCCTGAAAGGCATTCAGAATGTCGACACGGGAAATGCTGTGATGTTCTTTTACCTCGGAACTTCTTTCGGCGATTTCATGAGCGGCTATCTCAGCCAGGTCTTCAAAAGCAGAAAACGTATCGTTTTTCTTTACCTGATCATCACTGTAATTTCAATCCCGCTTTATCTGTATGTCACCGACATTACCCCGGAATTGTTCTATTGGGTCTGTGCATTTTTGGGAATTGCATCCGGATACTGGGCTGTATTTGTAACGATCGCTTCCGAACAATTCGGTACAAACATCCGCTCAACCGTTACGACAACCGTTCCGAATTTCGTTCGCGGGGCATTGGTTTTGCTTACGTTTATCCTGAACTTCTTCCGCAAATCGCTGGAGATCGATCTCATCACAAGTTGTCTCATTGTCGGAATTCTTGCCGTCGGACTTGCATTTTATGCTTTAAGTAAAATGGAGGAAACTTATCATAAGGAGTTGAATTATACGGAAATAATGTAGACTAGCTTTGGGAAAGGTTTTTTCGTTTTGAAGGGTTGGTGAATGAAGTGGAATGAAGTGAAATGAAGTGGAAAGAAGTGAAAGTGAAGGTGGAAAGTGAAAGTGGAAAGTGTAGAGTGAAAAGTGAAAAGTGAAAAGTGAAAAGTGAAAAGTGAAAAGTGAAAAGTGAAAAGTGAACTCGTATGAAAAAGACAGAACATTGGTGTTGGGGGCTTCGGAAAATCCGGAGCGGTATTCGTTTAAGGCGATCAGGAGTTTGCTGAATCATGGGCAAAAGGTTGCGGCAATCGGAGCGAAGAAAGGGGTCGTAAACGGGGTCGAATTTTCTAAAGAGCGGCCGGCGTTTGAAGATATTGATACTGTGACTTTATACCTTTCTCAGAAAAATCAGGTGGATTATTACGATTATATTTTGTCGCTTAAGCCGAGACGGATCATTTACAATCCGGGTGCTGAAAATCCGGAGTTAGAAGCTTTTGCTAAAGGAAATGGGTATCGAAAATCTGGAAGCGTGTACTTTAGTCCTCTTAGGTACCGGACAATATTAAGATCAAAACTATCCTTTATAAAAGCTAAGAAACAAAATCCATAATCCACTAATCCTTGATAACTCCTCTAATCCTCTAATCCTTCAATCCTAGTCAACAAAAAAGTCCCGCCGAAGCAGGACCTTTTCAATATTTATTACGAAGTTGAAATTAAGATTTCTTCTCTTCGATACGAGCTTTTTTACCTGATATTCCACGTAGATAGAAGATACGGGCACGACGAACGATACCACGTTTGTCAACTACGATCTTGTCGATCTTTGGAGATGAAAGAGGGAAGATACGCTCAACACCAACGCCGTTGGAGATCTTACGTACTGTAAATGTTTGTGTATGTCCGGAACCTTTACGTTGTAAAACAACGCCCTGGTACTGTTGGATACGTTCTTTGGTACCTTCTATAATTTTGTAGTGTACAGTTACTGTATCACCGGCTTTGAAGTCTGGAGTTTCGCGCTTTTCATTGATGTTTTCAGCCGCAAATTTCACTAAGTCCATGATAATGAGTGTTTTCGAATCGGTTCAGCCCGAAATCGGACCGCAAATATAGGAAAATATTTAGTACTGCAAACAAATAATTCATTCATTTTTCAATAATTCGGGCCTTCTTTCTTTGGTCCTTTTAACTGATTGATCATGACGCCATTTGTCGATTTCGGCAGCATGACCTGACAATAAAATGTCAGGAACTTTCATACCCCGGAACTCTGCCGGACGGGTATAGACCGGCGGCGCAAGCAGATTGTCCTGGAAAGAATCGGAAAGGGCAGAGGTCTCGTCATTCAGAACTCCGGGCAATAAACGGATGATGCTATCTGCAACAACTGCTGCTGCAAGTTCCCCGCCTGACAAAACATAATTTCCGATAGAGATTTCCCGGGTAATGAACTGTTGGCGTACTCTTTCATCTACTCCTTTATAATGGCCGCAAAGGATCATTATATTTTTCTGCATCGACAACTGATTTGCCATCGGCTGATCAAACAATTTTCCATCCGGACTCATATATATTATCTCATCATAGTCCCGCTGCGATTTCAATTCTTCAATGCATGCAACGATCGGTTCGATCATCATGACCATTCCGGCTCCACCACCATAGGGATAATCATCAACTGTTTTATGTTTGTTCACAGACCAGTCGCGGATATTATGGACATTGACTTCAACCAATCCGGCTGCAATTGCACGCTTCAGAATTGAATGTGCAAAAGGACTGGTCAGTAACTCCGGAACTATAGTGAGTATGTCAATTCTCATTTGATGTTATTCATTTTAGTCATTACAGCTTCGACAATGCCTTTTTGTAACGAAACCTGTTTCTTTGCATCAGGGATAATTTCTTCGTTATTTTTTTCGATCAGCTTATCGATACCACGGTTTTCACTCTCAAGATCGTCGATCTTCTTTAACATCGATTCTTTACTATCCTGAAGTTTCTCTTTTTCTTTGGTAAATTGTTTTAATAAC from Bacteroidota bacterium harbors:
- a CDS encoding MFS transporter gives rise to the protein MSQKNSITSPFNIIVIVAALGYFVDIYDLILFQVIKNPSLEALGLTGQALTDAGLSLMNYQMIGMLVGGILWGILGDRKGRVSVLFGSIIMYSLANLFNAFVTDLNTYALLRFVAGVGLAGELGAGITLVSETMTQKHRGYGTMVVVSFGVLGAVAANLVARNGDLFSGVLNQMFDQHLQNWQVAYIIGGVLGLMLLALRFGAYESHMYKSLESKTVISKGNFFKLFSTKARGLKYFYCIAIGVPIWFMIGVLIALSKDICALKGIQNVDTGNAVMFFYLGTSFGDFMSGYLSQVFKSRKRIVFLYLIITVISIPLYLYVTDITPELFYWVCAFLGIASGYWAVFVTIASEQFGTNIRSTVTTTVPNFVRGALVLLTFILNFFRKSLEIDLITSCLIVGILAVGLAFYALSKMEETYHKELNYTEIM
- the rplS gene encoding 50S ribosomal protein L19, whose product is MDLVKFAAENINEKRETPDFKAGDTVTVHYKIIEGTKERIQQYQGVVLQRKGSGHTQTFTVRKISNGVGVERIFPLSSPKIDKIVVDKRGIVRRARIFYLRGISGKKARIEEKKS
- the trmD gene encoding tRNA (guanosine(37)-N1)-methyltransferase TrmD, which produces MRIDILTIVPELLTSPFAHSILKRAIAAGLVEVNVHNIRDWSVNKHKTVDDYPYGGGAGMVMMIEPIVACIEELKSQRDYDEIIYMSPDGKLFDQPMANQLSMQKNIMILCGHYKGVDERVRQQFITREISIGNYVLSGGELAAAVVADSIIRLLPGVLNDETSALSDSFQDNLLAPPVYTRPAEFRGMKVPDILLSGHAAEIDKWRHDQSVKRTKERRPELLKNE